The Candidatus Eisenbacteria bacterium nucleotide sequence GGAAGCCCGGGGAACGCCTCCTCGATCTCCCCCGCGAGCCGCGCGACCGCTCCTTGGAGAACACGGGGGCCCTTCTCCAGACGGCGCGGTTTCGGGACGGTTTCCCCCGCGGCGACGGCGCGGATCTCCTCGAGGAGCCGCGGGATTCCCTCCCCGTGGCGCGCGGTCGCGGGAACGACCGGAACGCCGAGCTCGCGAGAGAGAAGACGATCGTCGACCCGGAGCCCGCGCCGCCTCGCTTCATCCATCAAGTTCAAACAAAGCACCACGCGGTCGGTGATCTCGAACACCTGAAGGACTAGGTTGAGATTCCGCTCGAGCCGCATCGCGTCGGCGACGACCACCGTCACATCCGGACGGCCGAAGAGAAGGAAGTCGCGCGCGATCTCCTCGTCGAGGCTCGTGGCGAGGAGCGAGTAGGTCCCGGGAAGATCGACGATCTTGAAGCGGCTCCCGCCGTACACGAAGCCCCCCTCGGCGCGCGAGACGGTCTTCCCGGGCCAATTCCCCGTGTGCTGCCGGAGCCCGGTGAGCGCGTTGAAGACGGTGCTCTTCCCGACGTTCGGATTCCCGGCCAGCGCGACGACGTAATCCCATTCCTCCATCTCCACGCCGAGCCGGCGAAGATTGCCGGCGTGGTGCGCCGGGCAGCCCTCGCAGCCGCGAGCGGCTTTTCCCTTCTTGTTCATTCGGTCGATTCCTCAATGATTCGCTTCACGAGGATCCGGTCCGTCTGCTCCGGGCGGAGCGCGACGACCGCCCCGCGGACTCGGTACGCGACAAGACCCCCGGTCGGGCTCCTCATCTCCGCGGCGATCCTCGTGCCGGGGAGTACGCCTAGATCCATGAGGCGCCTTCTTTCCGGAGCGCGGCAGGCGCGCGAGATCCGCACGACCTCCGCGCTCTCGCCCGGCCGAAGGAGCGAGAGCCTCTCCCCGGTCTCTTGCGGCTCCGCTTCTTCCCGCCGGATCGGGACGACCG carries:
- a CDS encoding 50S ribosome-binding GTPase, which translates into the protein MNKKGKAARGCEGCPAHHAGNLRRLGVEMEEWDYVVALAGNPNVGKSTVFNALTGLRQHTGNWPGKTVSRAEGGFVYGGSRFKIVDLPGTYSLLATSLDEEIARDFLLFGRPDVTVVVADAMRLERNLNLVLQVFEITDRVVLCLNLMDEARRRGLRVDDRLLSRELGVPVVPATARHGEGIPRLLEEIRAVAAGETVPKPRRLEKGPRVLQGAVARLAGEIEEAFPGLPNARWVALRLLDGDRTIAEAVRKGDLGDLTRAGPEPADEPRSGEESR